In Fusarium oxysporum f. sp. lycopersici 4287 chromosome 13, whole genome shotgun sequence, the DNA window GTGGTAGTTGGCTAGCATGTCATCATCACATTCTAGGATAGCAAGGCACTGTGAGTCAAAGCGTGTGAGTAGACCCCGCTTTTGCTCATCTATTACGATCAGACTTAACGCAAGCCAATTGACACTCTATATACACTCAAGTCTTGGGTTTACATCATGACCATAGCGGCAAAAGTTGCTCCGAGAGCCAACCACATCTTGGGCCAGTTTCCAGCAGCGCTGTTGGTTGAACCATCAGTAgccgaagctgaagctgcagCACTGCTCTCGGACGAAGTTGCACCAGCGCTAGTTGTCTCTgccttgttgttcttgaagtcGGAACTTTCAGTCTCGCTAGAGTCGTCGGacgatgctgttgttgaggactCGGAGTCAGTCTCAGTGGCAGTCTTGGTGGTGAAAGTCGACTCAGAAGATGTCTTGGAGGAAGCCTTGGATGAAGTCTTGGAGGCGGTTTCGGAGGCAGTTGATGAGgagtcatcatcgtcgtcactGCCACTGTTTTTCTCATCAAACTCGATGCTCTTGTATGAGCCTGTCTCATCGCTGTAGGTGTAGCTCTCAGCAGGGTTGAGGTTCTCAATCATGATCTTCTGAACAGTCATGGTGTAAGGAGCTCCAGCGTAATCAGTCTCTCCACCAGCCCATTCGATAGTTCCCTCAGCATTGTCAGGATCGCCACCGGCCCAGATACCAAGCTTGACGCGCATGGGAGTCTGAGGATAGTTCTCTCCTCCAAGAGCATCGGCATAGTTGAGGGTGCGAACCGCAACGCCGTTGATGTACCACTCGCAAGAATCCTTGGTCCAGTGAATGGTATAGTTGTGGAACTCCTCCTGTGCGTTGGTTACGGGAAAAGTAGCGCTTCGAGTATCGGCCGCGTCGTTGCCTTTGCCGTAGTAATTGGTCTGAACGTCTCCGTCTTTACCTCCAAGCCACTCCCAATCAACCTCGTCGAGAACATCAGAAAGAAGAACGACAGATGAAACGATACCAGTTCCGGGCGCAGCCTTCAAGTGAACCTCCATGCGACCGAAAAACATGTACCACTTGCTCTGAATAGTAGGTGAATCACCCTGCTTAGCGACAGTGAACTCAGCACCATCAGAAGTATACTTGACAGTGCCATGGCCGGTTCCCTCCCAATTGTCGTCATCAGCACCTTTCGTGAAGTCGACCGAgtatgatgaagaagcaagaCCTTTGTTGGGATCGCATGCTGGGCCATAATCAGTGCATGTTAAGAAACAAAGCGGATACTATTCACGTACTCTTCTTCATAGGGTTGCACTCGCTGTAGGTCTGAGCAGCGGCCGAAGCAAAAAGACCCGCAAGGGCGATCTTGGACCACGCGGAATAATACATGGTGGGGAAAGTAAGAAAAATTGgattattattaaaaaacGAGTGAAAGTCGTAGCAGGTCGCAACAAAAGAACGAGTGACTTTATAAAACGAATGCGACGTTGGCCTACCACGAGTCAAAAAGCGAAAATGAAAATAAAGATGCGCAAGCAAACTTTAGGTAAGTGGGAGAGAATGACAGGCTGTGGTGGGTATATAAAAAGCGACAGTGTTATCTTGCTGCGCCTGACAAACTTTTTTTCAGCTAGCCTGGAGCCCATGAGTGTTGGTTCGAACCCAGTTTCTGTTACTGATAAGGCAATCGAAAGGGGgggagatgaagattgaCCCGGTAATACTGGGTACCGTTGCGTAACGCAATCCTTGCCGGTGGAGAACGGGTGCTCTGACGCGTAATTAACCGGTGGGTAACTCGTCACTGTCTATGGGGAACACTTCAGCTGATTCCTTGAAGATCGGATGAGCTGAGCCGTGATATCGGCATGTCTAAACCATACAGCTGAATTGATTTGATGGAATCGAGACGCATCATTGAGTTTTTGCCCTGACGATCCCAGTGGACTCTGCTCATTTTAGTCAGGCACGGAAAGAATCCTCCTGTCAGCTCGTAAGTAAGGTTTGTTTCGGATAGGATTGTGACCCTGAGCAAGGGGCAAGCATGGATAATGATCTCGCGAGGTTGTTCTTTTATTGCAACACGATAAATGCCACGTTGAAGCTTTTTGCGAAGTAGCCTTGATGGAGTAGTGCGAGATTTACGTAGCACAGATCGAGTGCGACACATGGCTTCGGTTACCCTCGATCAATGTCCGAGAGCCCGAGACTTGGACCGCACCATTGAAGTAAAAATAGCTGCGACTAAACCTAATCATGCCAGGCCGCTGAGTCAGTTGGTGTAGGGTAGTGTTCTAGAAATCACGACGGTGAGGAAGCGATATCGATATTGAATTTACAATGTACAGGAAATAATGCTGCGATAAAAATATTGTTTATGTTTTGATTTTATCCTTGTTTCTAAATACTACCATACCAAGTATTAAAGATCATGACCATTTCCTGACGTCGAGCCCTTGTTATCCATCATCCTTCAATGGAACGGATAGCAAGTCCAAACCAGAACAATTCTCAACGAACTCACTAGCAATCACGTCAATATTCTCgaaaagaaataaaacatATTGTCCTCTAAGTAACAAAATCTTGAATTTGGTCTATGTTTCTATTTGCTTATAGCAGCACTGAGCCACAAGCCCAACTCAACTCCAACACGCGCTCCCTGATCAATCATGCTCAAATGACCAGCCTTATCGATAACGATaacctccttggccttcaaCGCGTTCCCCAATCTGTGCGCGACCTCCACCGGGAGCCACTTATCATCAGCTCCCCAGATGATCTTGATTGGCAGCTTCGGCCCAACCTCTCCATATCTCGCCTCCACTTCTTCCGTGGATCTGGAGTTGGCTTGGCACAATTCACGAATGAAGCCTCGTTTTCCACCTTCTCGCAGCCAAGGCTCTTTGAGCATCTGCATTGTCTCTTTTGGTAACTCGTAGTATGCTGCGTCGCTGATGTAGCTCTCTAGAATTCCCTCAAATGCTGTGTCGGGCAGTTGTTCAAAGAGCTGGGGGTTTTCAGcgatgactttgaagagAGGTTGACCGAATGGTCCGATCGCGACAACGTCGATGAGACAGAGGCTTGCATATGGCAAGTCATGAAGGAGATAGCCTCGTAAACTGACGAGACCGGCATTATCGTGGGCGATGACATGAGCCTTCTCATGAGTCCAATCTTTTTGCCAAGATTTGAAGAGCGCAGCAAAGACCTCTGCTTGTCGCGCGAGGTTGCTATCGTACTCTTCAATTGCGCTTGAGCTGGCCTTTGCTGGATCTAACTTTTGCTCTGCGGGCGTGTCGCCGAAACCGGGTCTGTCGAAGAGATACACATGAAACTGACGCGACAGTGAGAGTGCGAAAGGGACCCAGACGCGAGATGACCAGGGAGTTCCATGAATGAATATGAGAGGAGGAGATTTAGGGTCACCCAATGAGCCCCATTTCACATCGTAGCTGTGCGTTGAGGTTTTGTACTGAAAGCTTTGAGTTAAAGCTGTAGGGTCGTTTTGTGATGAGGTCATTGTGAAGTCTGACTATGGGTCGTTGTGAGTTTGAGTGTTGAAGTGTCAATAATGTGAAAGAGGACGTGACGTGGATTGGAGAAAATTGAGACAGAGAGAGAAGAGTTGATCTGTATTGAGTTGCCTTATTTATAGATAGCTGGTGGCTAATTTGATGCAGAATATGATGACATTTTAGTGAGATGGAGGGTGAGATAAGTGAGATGACGCGCCCGCGCCTTTATTTTGACGACTTACTCGAAGCAACGAAACCTGCTTCGAGAAGTACGCTCTGAGTGAGAAGAGAATAAAAGAATCGACCCCGGTCACTGTAGTATCAATTGATGATAGTG includes these proteins:
- a CDS encoding murein transglycosylase, producing MYYSAWSKIALAGLFASAAAQTYSECNPMKKTCDPNKGLASSSYSVDFTKGADDDNWEGTGHGTVKYTSDGAEFTVAKQGDSPTIQSKWYMFFGRMEVHLKAAPGTGIVSSVVLLSDVLDEVDWEWLGGKDGDVQTNYYGKGNDAADTRSATFPVTNAQEEFHNYTIHWTKDSCEWYINGVAVRTLNYADALGGENYPQTPMRVKLGIWAGGDPDNAEGTIEWAGGETDYAGAPYTMTVQKIMIENLNPAESYTYSDETGSYKSIEFDEKNSGSDDDDDSSSTASETASKTSSKASSKTSSESTFTTKTATETDSESSTTASSDDSSETESSDFKNNKAETTSAGATSSESSAAASASATDGSTNSAAGNWPKMWLALGATFAAMVMM